The window CCCCGCTAAGCTGTACGGAGCAGGTCCGGGTGGCGGAATGGCAGACGCGCTAGCTTGAGGTGCTAGTGCCCTTTATCGGGCGTGGGGGTTCAAGTCCCCCCTCGGACACAGGTAAGCCCCAGTAGGTATTCGCTTAAAGCGATTCCTACCGGGGTTTTTTGCTGTTCAGCAACGCCGGCTCGGGTGCGGACCCGGCCGCCGGTCTCGTCGACGCGCTTTGGAGACGCGACGATGTCGTGTGGGGCCAGCCGGGCTGATCGAGGTGGGTCAGCGGCGGTACCACGTACGGATCGGGGTGGTTCTGTTGTTTCCGGCCTTGTCGTAGACGCGGATCTGGACCTTCATCGTCTTCTTCTGGCGGCGGGTGTCGACTGTCAGCCGGTACGGGAACTTCGTCGCGGTGGCCACGACCTTGCCGTTCACCAGCAGCTCGGCGCGGGGCACCACGCTGAAATCGTCGTCGGGTTACAGCGTCACCGTCACTTTGCCGTGTACGCGGGCCTTGTTTCTTCGGCGCGGTCAGCTTCCTGATCGTGGGCGCCTTCGTGTCGACGAAGATGTGGCGCTCGACGCTGGTGGCGTTCCCGGCCCTGTCAACGACGGTCCACAGGTACCAGGACGCCTGCCTGGTGGTGACCGGGAAGCTGTACGGCGCGGTGGTGTCCCGACCCCGGAACCTGCCGTCGACGGACAACTCGACGTAGGCCACCCCGTTGATCAACAGCGGGGAAAGCATGGTTGCCGATCGAAGTGAGCGGCGGCAGGCTCGACTAGAGGGTGATGGCGATGGCGATCATCGGGTTGCGTTTGACGCCGAAGGTCTTGGCGAACCAGTTGCCCACTCGTGAGGTGATGTAGCGGCGGGCCAGCAGTTCGCGGGCCCGTTCGGTGCCGGCCTCGTCGAGCAGGCGGGCGGTGCCGGGGACCGGCTGGGCGTCTGGTGCGACCCGGCCCCGGATGTCGCAGACCGTCACCTGGACCTGCGGGTTGTTGCGGATCCGCTTGACCTTCCAGGCGTCCGCTTCCGAGACGATCAGCAGGGTGTCCTGGTCGATGATGTGCCAGACCGGAGTCGAGACCGCGGTGCCGTCCTTGCGGTACGTGGTCAGGCTGACCTGTTTGCTCGCCGCGATCTCGCTGCTCACGCTCATCGTGCCGCCGCCCTTCGTCGTCACTTCGCCGATGCTCGGATCATCGTCACCCCCGCCGAAGCCGAGCCGGACGCCGGGGTGACCGACGAGGGCGCCGGGCAGGCGGGCGACCGCGACGCGGGAGGAAGGAGAACCGGCGGGCCCGCCGGAGACATCGACGATCAACAGATCGTGCACAATCGATGACCGTGTCGTACAACGGGTTCATCTCGTACAGTCACGCGGCGGACGGGCGGCTCGCACCGGCCGTCCAACGAGGGCTTCACCACCTGGCCAAACCGTGGAACCGCCGCCGGGCGTTGTGGATCTTCCGGGATCAGACCGGCCTGTCGGTGACCCCCGCACTGTGGTCGTCCATTCAGCGTGCGATCGACAGTTCCGACTATTTCGTGCTGATGGCCTCGCCGGAGGCGGCACAGTCGCCGTGGGTGAACCGGGAGATCGAACACTGGGTGGCGACCAAGTCGGCGGACCGGATCCTGCCGGTGGTCACCGACGGTGAATGGAAGTGGGACCGCCGGACCCGCGACTTCGACGAGTCGTCGACTGCCGTACCACCTGCCCTGCGGGGTGTCTTTGATGAGGAACCGCTGCACCTGGACCTGCGCTGGGCGCGTGACGACCGGCATCCGAGTTTGCGGCACTCCCGGTTCCGGGACGCGATCGCCCAGCTCGCGGCCCCGATGCACGGGGTGACCAAGGACGATCTGGAGGGTGAGGATGTCCGGCAGCACCGGCGGGCCGGGCGGCTGCGGTGGGCGGCGGTGACGTCGCTGGCGCTGCTCGCGCTGCTGGCTTCGGGAGCCGGTCTGTTCGCGTTCCGCAACGCGGCGGAGGCCAACGCGTCGGCGATGGAGGCGGTCCGCCAGCAGCAGGAGGCGACCGTGCAGCGCGGGAGCGCGGCCAAGTTCGCCGACGAGGCGAAGCGGCAGCAGGAGATGGCCGAACGGCAGGAGGCCCGGGCGCGGGACGCGGCCGACGAGGCGCAGAAGCAGCTGACCCGGGCGGACAGCGCCGCGGCCCGGGCGGTCGAACAGCAGCGGCTCGCCGAGCGGCAGAACGCGCTGGCCCGGGAGTCGGCGCGGGAGATGCGCCGCCAGCAGGAACGGGCCGAGGAGCAGGCCCGGATCGCCCGGCAACAGCAGCGGCTGGCCACCGCGGCCGGCGCTGACGCCCGGCGGCAGCAGGAGATCGCCGCCGAGCAGGAACGGCTCGCCAAGGCGGCCGGTGCGGAGGCCCGCCGGCAGGAGAAGATCGCCGCCGAGCAGGAGAAACTCGCCACCGAGGCGGCCGCCGAAGCGCGTCGGCAGGAGAAGATCGCCCGTGAGCAGCAGGCCCGGGCCGAGGCCGCGAAGGCCGACGCCGAACGGGAGAAGGGCAACGCCGAACGCGAGAAGGCCAACGCAGAACGGGAGAAGGCGAACGCCGAGCAGCAGCAACGGATCGCCATCAGCCGCCGGTTGATCAACGAGGCGAAGGCCACCCTGCAGGACGAGCCGCAGACGGCGCTGCGCCGGGGCATCGCCGCGCAGCAGATCTACCCGGAGGCGGAGACCCGGCGGGCGGTGGCCAACCTGATCGCGTCGACCCGGTACGCCGGCGACATCGCCGGGGTGGCCTCGGCCGTCCACGGACCGGGCAGCCTGCTGATCACCCTCAGCGACGCGGGCGTGGTGTCACTCTGGGACACCACCGACCGGGCCGACTCGACACTGCTCGCCACCATCGGCGCCGCCGGACCGCTCAACAACGTCATGTCACTCGGCCCGGACGGGACGGTGCTGGCCCTGGCCCGCGACGGCGTCGCCGAACTCTGGGACATCAGCGTCCCGGCCCGCCCGTCGCGGATCGCCGCGCTGCCCGAGGACCGGTATTTCCACTCGGTGGCACTCAGCCCGGACGGGCGCATCCTGGTCACCGGAGACCGCACCGGCTCCGACGGCTACGCCACCCTCTGGGACATCTCGGTCCGCACCAGCCCGCGGCAGCTGTCCACCCTGACCGGCAGTGTCTCGTCGGGTGACGACTTCGTGTTCAGCGCCGACGGCCGGACCCTGGTGGACAGCGTCAACGGCACCCACATCTGGGACATCAGCACCCCGGCCCGGCCGATCGCGCGGGCGACCATCCCGACCGGCACCGCCGTCTCCGTCTTCGCCCTGGCGTTCAGCCCGTCGCAGCCGCTGCTGGCGATCGGCAACAGCCTCGGTGACCTGGACCTCTACGACCTGACCAACACCGCCAAGCCGGTACGGACCGCGCAGCTGGAGTACGACCCGACCACCCTGATGCTGTCGCTGACGTTCAGTGCCGACGGTTACCTGCTCGCCTCCGGTGACAGCGACGGGCGGGCCATTCTCTGGCAGATGGGCGCCTATCCGCGGCAGATCGCCGACATGACCGGCACCGGCGGGATCGATTCGCTGACCTTCAGCGGCGACGCCCGGACCGTGGTCACCGTCGACAGCGCGGACACCGCGGTGCTGTGGAACACCACCGAGTTCGCCGCCCCGCACAAGCTCTCCGAGTCGCAGGCGCACGACGACATGCTGCTGGCCATGTCGTACGGCGCCGACGGCAAGTCGGTGACCACGGTCGGGGCCGACGGTGTCGCGGTGTTCTGGGACGTGACCGACCGGCAGCGGCCCACCCGGCGGCACACTCTCGAGGTTCCCGGGCTCGGCGGCTGGGGTCCGGCGGCGATCAGCCCGGCCGGGACGGTGATCGCCGGCTCCGGCGCCGAGGACGACGTGGTGGTCCTGACCGATGTGAGCGACCCGGCGAACCCGACGGCGGTGGCCGGCATCCGGACCGCGATCTCGTCGCCCGGTTCACTCTCGTTCAGCCCGGACGGGCGTACCTTCACCATCGGCGGGTCCGGCAAGCTCGAAATCTGGGACGTGGCCGGTGGCACCGCCACCCGGATCACCACGCTGACGTTCACCCTGTCCTCGGTCGGGGACGTGGCGTTCAGCCCGGACGGCCGGACGATGGCCGTCACCGCCATCTCCACGGTCAGCCTGTGGGACATCAGCGACCGGGCCGCGCCCCGGCAGCTGTCGGTCCTCAACGGGCACGGCAGCACCGTGCTCGCGGTCCGGTTCAGCCCGGACGGCAAGACCGTGATGACCGGCAGCTACGACCACACGGCGATGCTCTGGGACGTCACCGACCCGGCCGCGCCACGCCGGCTGACCACGCTCACCGGGCACGAGTACAAGGTCAGCGCGGTCGCGTTCAGTCAGGACGGGAAGACGGTGGCGACCGCCGAGGACGGCTCGTGGGCGATCCTGTGGGACGTGTCGCAGCCGGCCAAACCGGTGCAGCTGGCCCGGATGAAACTCGACCAGTACCACAGCCCGGTCGACATGCGGTTCAGCGGCGACGGGAACACCCTCGCCGTGGGCACCGACTACGGCTGGGACGGGCGGCTCACCCTCTGGGATCTCGGTGATCTCCACTCGTTGCGGACCGATCCGGCCGCGTTCGGCTGCACCATCACCAGCCGCGGCCTCACCCCGCAGGAGTGGGCACGCGAGATCCCGGAGCTGCCCTACCAGCTCACCTGCGCCCGCTGACCATTGACCCGGCACCCGGCGACGTCCAGGATGAGGTCGATCCTCATCGATACGTGACGTCGCCGGGCAGGGAGAGTCATCATGGCCAACGAGGGACAGCCGACAGTCGGTCCGGGCGCCGGCGGAGAAGCGGTGAGCCAGGCCCAACGCGCGCTGCGGCGGACCCCGGACACCACACTCGCGGTGGACGGGAAGTTCGGCCCCAAGACCGAGGCCGCGACCAAGGCCTTCCAGACCGCGGCCGGGCTGCCGGCCACCGGTGTCGTCGACGCCGCGACCTGGAAGGCACTGCCGGACGGCAACCCGATGCCGACCCTGCGCAACGGCTCCGAGGGCGACGCGGTCCGCAGCCTCCAGCAGGTCCTGACACTCGGCGCGGCCGGCCTGTGGGAGACCACCCCGCAGGGCACCGACGGGCATTTCGGCAAGAACACCGAGGCTGCGGTACGGGCGTTCCAGAGCTGGGCCGGCCTCGAGGCGGACGGGGTCGTCGGCCAGCAGACCTGGACCGCCCCGCCGCTGGCACTGGAGTTCGTGACGGGTCTGCAGCACACGGTTGCCGAGTGATGGGCGAGCACCTGATCGACTTCGAGCGGGCCGAGGCCGTCACCCTGATGATCTATCCCCCGCCGCCGCCGAAGCTCGTCGTGTCCGGCTCGAAGCCGTGGGCGAACATGGAGGTCACGCTGCGGCCGCTGACCTACATCCAGCAGCCGGAGTACTGGGGCATCCAGGTGGTCGGCAGCATGCCCGCGATCGGCCAGCCCGCCATCATGCCGTATGTGGTGGAGCTCGACCTGACCGGACTGATCGGCACCCGCGGCGTCGAGGTGATCGGCGCCGACCACACCGAGCGCATCGACATCCCCACCGGAGGCGACGAGACGGCGGCCTGACCGGCCGCTGTCAGTGCGGTGTTAGAGCGGTGTCAGCGGTCGCGGTCATGGTCTGTGGGTCAACACGACACACCACAGGGAGACCATGATGCAGACGTTCGACACCGCCGGCCCGATCACCGCGATCCTCGACATCCCGGCCGGACGGGTCGCGGTCACCGCCGCCGACGTCACCGAGACCACGGTGGAGGTACGGCCGGCCGACCCCACCAGGAAACGTGACGTGCGGGCGGCCGAGCAGAC of the Actinoplanes sichuanensis genome contains:
- a CDS encoding TIR domain-containing protein, whose amino-acid sequence is MSYNGFISYSHAADGRLAPAVQRGLHHLAKPWNRRRALWIFRDQTGLSVTPALWSSIQRAIDSSDYFVLMASPEAAQSPWVNREIEHWVATKSADRILPVVTDGEWKWDRRTRDFDESSTAVPPALRGVFDEEPLHLDLRWARDDRHPSLRHSRFRDAIAQLAAPMHGVTKDDLEGEDVRQHRRAGRLRWAAVTSLALLALLASGAGLFAFRNAAEANASAMEAVRQQQEATVQRGSAAKFADEAKRQQEMAERQEARARDAADEAQKQLTRADSAAARAVEQQRLAERQNALARESAREMRRQQERAEEQARIARQQQRLATAAGADARRQQEIAAEQERLAKAAGAEARRQEKIAAEQEKLATEAAAEARRQEKIAREQQARAEAAKADAEREKGNAEREKANAEREKANAEQQQRIAISRRLINEAKATLQDEPQTALRRGIAAQQIYPEAETRRAVANLIASTRYAGDIAGVASAVHGPGSLLITLSDAGVVSLWDTTDRADSTLLATIGAAGPLNNVMSLGPDGTVLALARDGVAELWDISVPARPSRIAALPEDRYFHSVALSPDGRILVTGDRTGSDGYATLWDISVRTSPRQLSTLTGSVSSGDDFVFSADGRTLVDSVNGTHIWDISTPARPIARATIPTGTAVSVFALAFSPSQPLLAIGNSLGDLDLYDLTNTAKPVRTAQLEYDPTTLMLSLTFSADGYLLASGDSDGRAILWQMGAYPRQIADMTGTGGIDSLTFSGDARTVVTVDSADTAVLWNTTEFAAPHKLSESQAHDDMLLAMSYGADGKSVTTVGADGVAVFWDVTDRQRPTRRHTLEVPGLGGWGPAAISPAGTVIAGSGAEDDVVVLTDVSDPANPTAVAGIRTAISSPGSLSFSPDGRTFTIGGSGKLEIWDVAGGTATRITTLTFTLSSVGDVAFSPDGRTMAVTAISTVSLWDISDRAAPRQLSVLNGHGSTVLAVRFSPDGKTVMTGSYDHTAMLWDVTDPAAPRRLTTLTGHEYKVSAVAFSQDGKTVATAEDGSWAILWDVSQPAKPVQLARMKLDQYHSPVDMRFSGDGNTLAVGTDYGWDGRLTLWDLGDLHSLRTDPAAFGCTITSRGLTPQEWAREIPELPYQLTCAR
- a CDS encoding PPOX class F420-dependent oxidoreductase, which gives rise to MHDLLIVDVSGGPAGSPSSRVAVARLPGALVGHPGVRLGFGGGDDDPSIGEVTTKGGGTMSVSSEIAASKQVSLTTYRKDGTAVSTPVWHIIDQDTLLIVSEADAWKVKRIRNNPQVQVTVCDIRGRVAPDAQPVPGTARLLDEAGTERARELLARRYITSRVGNWFAKTFGVKRNPMIAIAITL
- a CDS encoding peptidoglycan-binding domain-containing protein; amino-acid sequence: MANEGQPTVGPGAGGEAVSQAQRALRRTPDTTLAVDGKFGPKTEAATKAFQTAAGLPATGVVDAATWKALPDGNPMPTLRNGSEGDAVRSLQQVLTLGAAGLWETTPQGTDGHFGKNTEAAVRAFQSWAGLEADGVVGQQTWTAPPLALEFVTGLQHTVAE